In the Chitinispirillales bacterium genome, TGTATAACTTATCATACTTGTTTTTCCATTTATCCACTACTCTTTCTATCTCACTTTTAGGCTTCTTTATCCGCTCAAGATTTAAATCTACGTTGTTGTGAAAAATAGCATCGCGTAAATTTATATTTCTCCTGTTCATTTTATTGATAACGTCTTGCCCATATTCTACAAGTTTTTTATCTGTTTTGATTCCAAGACGATTATCTATTTCGTCAATTATCCGCTCATGATATTTTGAAGGTAATTTATCGGCGCATAAAGATATTTCACGATTTTTATTTTCTACATCGCTTACTTTTCTTATATCGCTTTTTGGTTCATATATTCTTCAATTCCTCTTTGCTTTTCTTCCGGAGGCAGTTCTAAAAGATACTTTTTCCATTCTTCGTCAGTCATTTTAAATCCTTTCTTTAAATTATTAGGCTTGTTTTAAGGTCTTTCTAAAACTTAACTAAATTACTATAATTAAACAAAAATAAACTAACAAATTATTACTGTTTTTTAAAAACTCTCTCATTTTATCAATTTGTTATATGCTCTTTTGTATTCTGTTGTGTATTCAGTTTGACATTTAATTTTACTCATATTACACTCCTTTTTTTTGATTTAATAACTAAATTTCCTACTTTCATTATTATCCATAACATATTTTACAACTCTCAAAGGAGCCTGTTATGAAAGAAAAACCAAATTCAGAACTAATCGCATTTGCCTTTGCTGTCGTAGTTTGGATAATTACTGCTTATTTAATTACGTCTATAATTTTGTATAATAATAACCCTGGACTTGCGATACTTGATACACTTCATGTGGCTGTTCTTGTTTTATTAAAACCAAACGTTTTATTGGACACTCTGTTTAAAACAGGAACAACTATGATTTTCCCTCTTTTAACGTTTATTGTCGTCAGGCGACGATTTTCCAAATGAAAGAAACAAGACATGAAAAAAGAAACTAAATCAGAACTCGTTGCGTTTGCTATTGCGATTATAGTTGAAACATTTATTTTTTATGTGATTATAGCCATGTCTATTTATGATGATTTTTTAAACGACCCTGATAATTTTACATTTTTTCAAGTATTTTGTGGCACTATTTTTATCTTGTTAAAACCAAGCATTTTATTAGACACAGTGTTAAAATTCGGAATGTTGATATTCATTCCTCTTTTAACGTTTATTGTCATTAGGCGGCGGCTTTCTAAATGATGGAATATTGCCTTTAATTTCAGCATTAAATCCATCTTTTGACACTTTGAAATTTTTTGGTTTTACGGGTAAATTATCATATATGTTTTTTCCTTTATCTACTACCCTTTCTATATTATTTTTAGGCTTCTTTATCCGCTCAAGATTTAAATCTACGTTGTTGTGAAAAATAGCATCGCGTAAATTTATATTTCTCCTGTTCATTTTATCGATTACATTCTGCCCATATTCTACAAGTTTTTTATCTGTTTTGATTCCAAGACGATTATCTATTTCGTCAATTATCCGCTCATGAAATTTCGGAGATAATTTATCGCCGTATAAAGATATTTCACGGTTTTTATTTTCCACATCGCTTACTTTTCTTATATCGCTTTTTGGTTCTTTTATAGGATTTATATCCGGTTTTTTATCGCTCTCGTTAAGCCATTTTCCAAAATCAAAACTATTGACGCTTTTATTTGTTTTCTCTACACCCAAAATACCGCTCAAAATATCAATCTTATTAACATTCTTATTCGAATCGTTCATATATTCTTCAATTCCTCTTTGCTTTTCTCCCGGAGGCAGTTCTAAAAGATACTTTTTCCAGTCTTCATCTGTCATTTTAAATCCTTTCTATAATCTTCTCTTCGCTATAAACACCCATTTTAGAGAATTTCTCAATCCGCGCCAGCGCTCTTTTTTGAGGTGTGGGTTTTTCGAGTTTTTCAATTTCTTCAATTAACGCTTTTTTCACGTTTTCAAACGTCTGTGCGTGGTTACTATGCGCGCCGTTTTTTGGCTCTTCTATTATTCTGTCTATAATTCCAAAACTCAACAAATCGTTTGCCGTTATCTTTAACGCGTTTGCGGCAAATTCCGCTTTTGCGCCGTCCCGCCATAAAATTCCGGCGCAGCCTTCCGGAGAAATAACCGAATAAACAGCGTTTTCAAGCATCATGACGCAGTCGCCTACCCCGATCCCAAGAGCGCCGCCGCTTCCGCCTTCGCCTACGACAACACATAAAACCGGTACTTGCAATTTTGTCATTTCGACCAAATTTCTTGCAATCGCTTCCGCTTGCCCGCGTTCCTCTCCTTCAATTCCAGGATACGCCCCCGAAGTGTCGATAAGCGTAATTATCGGAATGTTGAATTTTTGCGCCAATTCCATAAGGCGAAGCGCTTTTCTGTATCCGTCTGGAAGAGCCATCCCGAATCTGTGTTCGGCTTTTTGATGTACGTCGATTCCTCCTTTATTATGCCCGATAAGCATAATCGGCTTGCCGTCCAATCTTGCAAAGCCGCCGCAAATCGCCTTGTCGTCGGAAAATCTTCTGTCGCCGTGAAGTTCGACAAAATCCGTGAAAACGCCCTTTGCATAGTCTGAAAAATATGGTCTGTTAGGATTTCTTGCAACTATAGTCGCCTCCCAAGAAGTGTTTTTAGTTTTGACTGTTTTTTCGGTCATTTGCCGCCTCCCGCCGTCTGTCGGTTATAAAAAGACAAAATACCGGAAATTGTTTTTTTCATTTCACTGCGGGATACGACTTTATCGACAAATCCGTGTTCCAATAAATATTCCGCTGTTTGAAATTCGTCCGGAAGTTTTTGTTTTATGGTGTTTTCGATGACTCTTCGTCCCGCAAACGCAATCAACGCCCCTTTTTCTGCGATATTTATGTCGCCGACCATCGCAAACGAAGCCGAGACGCCGCCCGTAGTCGGATCGGTTAAAATCGAAATATAAGGTATATTTTTTTCGTTAAGCATAGAAATAGCCGCGCAGGTTTTTGCCATTTGCATAAGCGAAAAGATTCCCTCCTGCATCCTTGCGCCGCCGGAAGCCGAAACTATAAGCAAAGGAATTTTTGAATTTAACGCTTTCATAGCGATTCTGTAGATTTTTTCACCTGTTCCGCTTCCCAAACTCCCGCCTAAAAATCTAAAATCCATAATTGCGGCGGCAACTTCAATCCCGTTTATTTTTCCAGCGCCGGTTATCACGGATTCGTTTAATCCGGTAATGTTTTTTGCCGAAGAAATTCTATCGACGTAAGACGATTTCGCATCGACGAATTTTAAAGGATCATTGGGTGAAACGGAAGAATCTTCCTGCAAAAACGTATCTTTGTCGAATAACAAGTCAATTCTTTCTTGAGCGTTCAGACGCTCGTGAAATTCACATTTTGGACAAACTTTATCGTTTTTCTCAAATTCGTCCTTTAACACCGGTTTATTGCATGCGGAACATTTTATCCAAATATTTTCATTTTTTAATTTTTTTTCTTTGTGGTTAAACCATCCCATCCGTTCTCCTTTAAACATATCTTAATGAAAACAAATA is a window encoding:
- a CDS encoding acetyl-CoA carboxylase carboxyltransferase subunit alpha codes for the protein MTEKTVKTKNTSWEATIVARNPNRPYFSDYAKGVFTDFVELHGDRRFSDDKAICGGFARLDGKPIMLIGHNKGGIDVHQKAEHRFGMALPDGYRKALRLMELAQKFNIPIITLIDTSGAYPGIEGEERGQAEAIARNLVEMTKLQVPVLCVVVGEGGSGGALGIGVGDCVMMLENAVYSVISPEGCAGILWRDGAKAEFAANALKITANDLLSFGIIDRIIEEPKNGAHSNHAQTFENVKKALIEEIEKLEKPTPQKRALARIEKFSKMGVYSEEKIIERI
- the accD gene encoding acetyl-CoA carboxylase, carboxyltransferase subunit beta yields the protein MGWFNHKEKKLKNENIWIKCSACNKPVLKDEFEKNDKVCPKCEFHERLNAQERIDLLFDKDTFLQEDSSVSPNDPLKFVDAKSSYVDRISSAKNITGLNESVITGAGKINGIEVAAAIMDFRFLGGSLGSGTGEKIYRIAMKALNSKIPLLIVSASGGARMQEGIFSLMQMAKTCAAISMLNEKNIPYISILTDPTTGGVSASFAMVGDINIAEKGALIAFAGRRVIENTIKQKLPDEFQTAEYLLEHGFVDKVVSRSEMKKTISGILSFYNRQTAGGGK